The following are encoded together in the Humulus lupulus chromosome 5, drHumLupu1.1, whole genome shotgun sequence genome:
- the LOC133777564 gene encoding protein ARABIDILLO 1-like has translation MSRRVRRKVARKGKEKLILPSYPEIEEEVSGLDRSGLVDWTSLPHDTVIQLLSCLNYRDRASLSSTCKTWRLLGISPCLWSSLDLRAHKCDATMAASLSSRCVNLQKVRFRGAESADAIIHLQARNLREISGDYCRKISDASLSVIVARHEALESLQLGPDFCERISSDAIKAVALCCHKLKKLRLSGIREVNGDAMNALAKHCPNLTDIGFIDCLTIDEMALGNVVSVRFLSVAGTSNMKWGTVSHHWRKLPNLIGLDVSRTDIGSTAVARLLSSSCLKVLCALNCPVLEGDVSFAVSKHKGKVLLALFTDILKDIASLFVDMSKGRNVFLDWRNSKTKDKNLDEIMTWLEWILSHTLLRIAESNQQGLDEFWLKQGASLLLNLMQSSQEDVQERAATGLATFVVIDDENASIDCGRAEAVMRDGGIRLLLNLAKSWREGLQSEAAKAIANLSVNANVAKAVAEEGGITILAGLARSMNRLVAEEAAGGLWNLSVGEEHKGSIAEAGGVKALVDLIFKWSSGGDGVLERAAGALANLAADDKCSTEVAVAGGVHALVMLARNCKFEGVQEQAARALANLAAHGDSNSNNAAVGQEAGALEALVQLTQSPHEGVRQEAAGALWNLSFDDRNREAIAAAGGVEALVALAQSCSNASPGLQERAAGALWGLSVSEVNSIAIGREGGVAPLIALARSEAEDVHETAAGALWNLAFNPGNALRIVEEGGVPALVHLCSSSVSKMARFMAALALAYMFDGRMDEYALVGTSSDSMSKSVSLDGARRMALKHIEAFVLTFSDPQSFAAAAASSAPAALAQVTEGARIQEAGHLRCSGAEIGRFVTMLRNPSSVLKACAAFALLQFTIPGGRHAIHHASLMQNAGAGRVLRAAAAAATAPLEAKIFARIVLRNLEHHHIESSL, from the exons ATGAGTCGTAGAGTGAGGCGAAAGGTGGCtcggaaaggaaaggaaaagttaATTTTGCCAAGCTATCCCGAAATTGAAGAAGAGGTTTCGGGTTTAGACCGAAGTGGGCTTGTTGATTGGACTAGTTTGCCTCATGATACAGTAATTCAACTTTTATCTTGTCTGAACTATCGTGACCGAGCAAGCTTATCATCAACATGCAAGACATGGAGGCTTCTTGGCATTTCTCCATGCTTGTGGAGCTCTTTGGATCTTCGTGCCCACAAATGTGATGCTACAATGGCAGCTTCACTTTCTTCAAGGTGTGTAAATCTTCAGAAGGTTAGGTTCCGTGGGGCAGAATCCGCCGATGCAATAATTCATCTTCAAGCTAGGAACTTGCGAGAAATAAGTGGCGATTATTGCAGGAAAATAAGTGATGCCTCTCTTTCTGTGATTGTGGCCCGGCATGAGGCACTTGAAAGCCTTCAACTTGGCCCTGATTTCTGTGAAAGGATCAGTAGTGATGCTATAAAAGCAGTAGCTCTTTGCTGTCATAAATTGAAAAAGCTTCGGCTTTCTGGAATAAGGGAAGTTAATGGTGATGCAATGAATGCTTTAGCCAAGCATTGTCCAAATTTGACTGATATTGGGTTCATAGACTGTTTAACCATAGACGAGATGGCATTGGGGAATGTAGTATCAGTCCGGTTCCTCTCAGTTGCGGGAACTTCAAATATGAAGTGGGGTACGGTTTCACATCACTGGCGTAAGCTCCCTAATTTAATTGGTTTAGATGTTTCAAGAACTGATATTGGTTCAACTGCTGTTGCACGATTGTTATCCTCATCATGTTTGAAGGTGCTGTGTGCCTTGAATTGTCCAGTTCTTGAAGGAGACGTTAGCTTTGCTGTCAGTAAACATAAAGGAAAAGTGTTATTGGCTCTTTTTACAGACATTCTGAAGGATATAGCTTCTTTATTTGTCGATATGTCAAAGGGGAGGAATGTGTTTCTAGATTGGAGGAATTCAAAAACTAAGGATAAAAACTTGGATGAAATTATGACTTGGCTAGAGTGGATCCTGTCCCATACTCTACTGCGCATTGCCGAGAGCAACCAACAAGGCTTGGATGAATTTTGGCTCAAGCAAGGTGCATCACTGCTGCTCAATTTAATGCAGAGTTCGCAAGAAGATGTCCAGGAAAGGGCAGCTACAGGACTTGCAACTTTTGTTGTCATTGATGATGAAAATGCTAGCATAGATTGTGGAAGGGCTGAAGCTGTAATGAGAGATGGTGGTATTCGTCTCCTTCTGAACCTTGCAAAATCATGGAGAGAAGGTCTTCAGTCAGAAGCTGCAAAG GCTATAGCAAACTTGTCTGTTAATGCTAATGTTGCAAAAGCTGTTGCTGAAGAAGGAGGGATCACCATTCTTGCTGGTTTAGCAAGGTCTATGAACAGGCTAGTAGCTGAAGAAGCTGCTGGTGGGCTGTGGAATCTCTCTGTTGGAGAAGAACATAAG GGTTCCATTGCTGAGGCTGGTGGAGTAAAAGCTTTAGTGGATCTTATATTCAAATGGTCATCTGGTGGGGATGGAGTACTG GAACGAGCAGCAGGTGCACTGGCAAATTTGGCTGCTGATGATAAGTGTAGCACTGAGGTTGCAGTTGCAGGTGGTGTCCATGCTTTGGTGATGCTTGCTCGTAACTGCAAGTTTGAGGGAGTGCAAGAGCAG GCTGCCCGAGCTTTGGCAAATTTGGCTGCTCATGGAGATAGTAATAGTAACAATGCTGCAGTTGGACAAGAAGCAGGCGCTCTTGAAGCACTTGTACAGCTTACACAATCTCCACATGAAGGTGTCAG GCAagaagctgctggggcattatgGAATCTTTCATTTGATGATAGAAATCGAGAAGCAATTGCAGCAGCTGGCGGTGTTGAAGCCTTG GTTGCTCTTGCACAATCATGTTCAAATGCTTCCCCAGGTCTACAAGAAAGGGCTGCTGGTGCTCTCTGGGGATTGTCTGTCTCAGAAGTCAATAG CATTGCTATTGGGCGAGAAGGGGGTGTTGCACCTCTGATTGCATTGGCACGCTCTGAGGCAGAA GATGTCCACGAAACAGCTGCAGGAGCTCTATGGAATTTGGCTTTTAACCCCGGTAATGCACTCCGAATTGTCGAGGAAGGAGGAGTTCCTGCCCTTGTTCATCTTTGCTCTTCCTCTGTATCAAAGATGGCACGTTTCATGGCTGCATTGGCATTGGCATACATGTTTGATGGGAG AATGGATGAATATGCACTTGTTGGGACTTCATCAGATAGTATGTCGAAGAGTGTGAGCTTAGATGGAGCTAGAAGGATGGCTCTAAAGCACATTGAAGCCTTTGTCCTTACATTCTCTGATCCACAATCATTTGCTGCTGCAGCTGCATCATCAGCCCCTGCAGCATTAGCACAGGTAACAGAAGGAGCTCGAATTCAGGAAGCAGGACATTTGAGATGCAG TGGAGCTGAGATTGGAAGATTTGTTACCATGCTACGGAATCCATCGTCTGTACTCAAGGCATGTGCTGCGTTTGCTCTTCTACAG TTTACAATCCCTGGTGGCAGACATGCAATCCACCATGCGAGTCTTATGCAAAATGCAGGAGCAGGAAGAGTCTTACGCGCTGCTGCAGCGGCAGCAACTGCTCCTCTAGAAGCTAAAATCTTTGCTAGAATTGTACTTCGCAATCTTGAGCATCATCATATAGAATCTTCACTGTGA